A single region of the Anomaloglossus baeobatrachus isolate aAnoBae1 chromosome 2, aAnoBae1.hap1, whole genome shotgun sequence genome encodes:
- the UPK1B gene encoding uroplakin-1b — MKGGADSGVRCFQVILILGNVVIGLAGLALTAECIFFVSDQHRLYPLLEATDNDDIYAAAWIGIFTGFAFFLLSILGIVGIMKSNRRMLMAYLILMFIVYCFEVASAIVAATQRDFFTSNLFLRQMLDQYQNRNPSNNNDEQIKANGVTATWNSLMLLRKCCGVNGPQDWQDYTSVFRFYNSDSAYPWPQQCCVMDFNGQPVNLPLCRLGVDGYLNMKGCYDEIAGPLWRHAWGVAWFGFAILCWTFFVLLGTMFYWVRIEY; from the exons ATGAAGGGAGGAGCAGATTCAGGAGTTCGTTGTTTCCAAGTGATTCTAATACTCGGCAATGTGGTCATTGGT CTGGCCGGTCTTGCTCTAACGGCAGAGTGCATCTTCTTTGTGTCGGACCAACATCGCCTCTACCCCCTTCTAGAAGCCACCGACAACGATGACATCTATGCAGCCGCATGGATTGGCATATTCACCGGTTTCGCCTTTTTCTTGCTCTCCATCCTGGGTATAGTTGGCATCATGAAATCAAATCGGAGGATGTTGATGGCG taTTTAATCCTGATGTTCATCGTTTATTGCTTTGAAGTTGCATCTGCTATTGTCGCAGCAACGCAAAGAGACTTT TTCACTTCTAATTTATTCCTGAGGCAAATGTTGGATCAATACCAGAACCGAAATCCCAGCAACAACAATGACGAGCAGATTAAAGCTAATGGAGTGACGGCCACCTGGAACAGCCTCATGTTATTG AGAAAATGTTGTGGTGTCAACGGTCCTCAAGACTGGCAGGATTACACTTCTGTGTTCCGCTTTTACAACAGTGATTCGGCCTATCCTTGGCCTCAGCAATGCTGCGTCATGGATTTCAATGGACAACCTGTGAACTTGCCGCTTTGCAGACTGGGGGTCGATGGATATTTGAATATGAAG GGCTGCTATGATGAAATTGCTGGACCTCTGTGGCGTCACGCTTGGGGTGTAGCATGGTTCGGATTTGCGATCTTGTGCTGGACA ttctTTGTGCTGCTTGGTACCATGTTCTACTGGGTACGAATTGAATATTAA